Genomic segment of Apostichopus japonicus isolate 1M-3 chromosome 8, ASM3797524v1, whole genome shotgun sequence:
TATACATTACACAAAAGGATATGAATATGCAAGCCACAACAAAAGGTTACTAATTAAACcaatacaaaatgttatgaatatgtatgataaTATATCAATTGAAGTAGAGAACTTACTTAAATTCCTCGTGCCCCCTCTTTACACAATCCTTTAGGCTCCTCTTTGGTCCactgaaagagaaagaaaacagacaTAAGATATAAAATCAATTCACTTGTCCCAAGAATATTTTACTGCTTAAACTTAATGTAGCAGTTTTGAGGTGTACGAATTCTGTTTCTCAGGAAAGTACTGaaagttatatgtatatatgtaataccAAGCTTTGCAGAGTGTGACAAATTGGGTTCAAATTCACCAGAACATAATTCTGTGAGAATTTCCAACAATGCAGTACCATGATTGTACAAACATTATTgttgatttttaatttaatttctcaTCAATCTTTCACTAAAGCAGGATTTTGCCACTGGTCATATATTTGTGAGGTAGTTTGTCCAAATCTACCGACTTATAACTcacaatatgaatataagattgtaattgatcaaactaaacACCCTCCtagattttattttaattatataaaagTGATTTAGCAAGTAACCCTTTCATCTAATATTCATCACATGCAAAATAATatcagaaattttcaaattaccATCCATCATTAAAATAATActtgattaatatatatatatatatatgtatgtatatagctGCATTTGTAAAATGATTTCTGAATCCTGTGAGaatattttaccaaaaattGAATAATGCAAGAGGGGCTTCAAGTTTCTTTacatattcaaattatttcaatatGAGAACAAAGCAAGGATGACTACACAGTCTGTAGCCACTACACAGTAAACCAATCTACAGCATGGATATATGCATTTCCAGACATTGCAGTTTGTAGTGAGGAGAAATCCTACAACAGCCGACTATTAATTAACAACCTTGTGGTTTTCACGGTAAGTTTAGCTGTGGGTACAAAGTccaaaattagaaagaaaacaagaaagaaagaaagaaaaccaaaaagtAGAACTAGAACCAATACCACTATAAATCAAGCCATTTTCACCTTTAAGAATATCTTTGTAAAACCATTGTTTGCATTTTGTTAATGAATAGCTTGTTATTTTACACAGAGGTTATTATAagtggatgatgatgatgaggatgatgatgtaAGCCTGTACAAAGAAGTActctatatgtatatgtaatctTTGTACTTATGAGTACTTTGTTTCAGTTAAGGAAGGTTTCCCTTCAATACTCCCTTTTCAACAGCGAGTTGCTCACAagctccctccttccccctcggGAAAGCAATTAAGCACAATACTGTTTAAACCAAcaccacccccaaccccccccccccaaaaaagggaaACAAATTGTGATACAGACCCCCCACCCTACCTCCTACACCTCAATCCTTTTCCCCACCAAAAGTATCTAAAGAattatatactgatatatactCAGATCACATAAGAGAATATTTCAAGGGTTTTAAAATATCTAGTTGTATTAATAGCTGAAAAAGCTTGAAGtctttctggaaaaaaaaaaaatattgttttgagGTAAATTTATGTGGTTTTCCCCTACAACTTATGAAAAGGCACTCTTATCAAGTATGTGCAGACAGGACACTGCAATGTCATAGACCACCAAACCACAGACAAAGGGTAGGTTTTAATTCAACATAGCGCTGAAGAAAAATATTGCAGCATTTGTCCCttcttttatactttttttacaTAAGAGAATACTTCGTGGGTTtttatatatcttgttttaataATAGCTGAAAAAGCTTGAAGTCTTTctggaaaaataaataaatattgttttgagGTACATTTATGTGGTTTTCCCCTACAACTTATGAAAAGGCACTCTTATCAATTGTGTGCAGAAGGGACACTGCAATGTCAAAGACCACCAACCACAGACAAAGGGTAGGTTTTAATTCAACACAgcgctgaaaaaaaaaaatattgcagcATTTATCCCTTCTTTTATACTTTTTAAAGTTTGCCACCCAGAGTCTAAGtgaatgcaaaaacaaataatttgcGACTGACACGGTATTGCATTTCAATCATTGTTGTCTACAGTATACAATACAAACAAGATAGGGAAAAGAGCagggaaaaaaaatactgtttgtgttAGAGTGAGCACTAAATTTACAATATCATACTGTTTGtgttaacatttcttaaaagtGGTAAGTCACTAAAGTGGTTAAATTACATTATAACCACACATCCATAAAGTGTAAAATTGCACAATCAACAAAACTgtcaaaaaaaaacacacaaaaatacagcatacaacacaatataaaGTTGTAAACTTGCACAAGATACACGTAACTAAAAGACTTGGTAAATGATAATAAAAGTCGATAAGTGTGCACACATTACTCAGATTCTAAGAAAATTCTAAAGATCAAACTAAACGTGATCAAATTTACAAGAGTCGTAAATGTTATACGAGTGCTGGGTTAATGAGTGAAGTTACGAGTAGCTGTGTGCAGAAACTAGGAACAGTTAACGGGGCCCTCCAGTAATTCCATAGAGGGCGCTATCTAATCAGTCCTAATGAGTGTAGTCTGCACTGTTTACTGATCTCAGAATCAAAATTGTGTGTTCACAAGCATGCCGGATGAACTTGCATGCATACAGATCTGCTGGGTGATTTACTACTTCAATGTCCCACTTGTGCAGATTGACACCAAACGGAGTTAAGGTGCTTAAAACAATTAGTCGGACTTGAAACTTTCAAAACTATTATTGAAAGATCCCTCAATAATTACACACAAAATCGATTGAAACCTACGAACTGGAACGATCTACAGTCGGAGACTGCAGTTTGTCAAGTTTCAAGGAAAAATATTGGACCGACcgaacagcgccctctgttaatTATGGGCAGATTGATGGCTCTAGAGCTCCAGTCTGGAAATGGACAGTAATAGGCATAAACGAAATCTttctacaaaatacaaatattatcTCGTAATTCTCTTTTCCTGAGACAATTGTGCTCTCATACATACCTCTTCCATATTCTGGCTTCCATGAGGTTTCTTTTCTGGATATGCTTGTATCTGTCTCTAAGCATAGATCCTTCCGGCTGTCAATGGAAGAACAAAACAAGTATTATCTGTGGTTATTGAGAAATGCATTTCCATTATGGCATACTTCTGATATTATattttaaccaaaatttttAAACATAATTAGTTATTGTCCTCAACTATTAGCATGTTAAAAAAATTCTGGTAAATTTATTCTCACATGATGGTGAGGGTAGCATGAGTGTGGTAGGATACTATGGAGAGACAACCAAAGAAGAGTAAACTTTTGGCCGTCCTTGGTCTTTTGAGCATTTTTAATGGCCATGTGGAGGATCTATATAAACTGGTCAGTAACATATAATAAGTGTTTGAATCTTCTTTGCTAGGGATTCGATTTATAGGTCCATTTAAGTCATTGCCAGGATCATCAAATTGCAACCTTTCACCCCTCACAAAGAACTGATGCAACAATCTTTTTCTACTTCTTCATGAACTTGTACCCTCTATAGCTACAACATTTATCAAGCCCTTCCTAAATCATAACACCACAAACCACAGCATGTAATTGAAATGAGTGTAAACAAACCCAACTTTTATTACAAATGAAAGTACCTAAGCTGCAAAAAAAGAGATAAGAAAAGGAAGTTCCCTTTACCTTGATTTGTCTCAGAGATCCGACCAATTCTGTGCTAAGCTTGAAATCCACAGGAGGAGTCTTAAACCTGAGGGAAGATATCGGGCAAATGGAACAGACATAATAGGTGCTCACTAGTAAGATAGACTGTAGAAGTATTTCAACCAATTTTTCTATTCAAAATCACTGGATTATTTCAGCAAAATCGACTGGTTTAAGCAAAAATGAATTTCCAGGGTTATCACCAAACTTTCGAAACTAAAATGAGGAAATTGGTATTATGCACCTCTTTATTGCTAAAGCAAATATAATTTTGTGTGCAGGTTTAAACATGTACTAAGGTACCTTACATAATACTTTTAATACCTTTTAtacaaggtaaaaaaaaatgaagcaaaaagCCAACAGTCGCACTTCAACATTGGCAATATTTGAGAAGTGTTTCATTTTAAAGTGTTTGCTTTTTCTGATGAGTTAATGCGAACATATTCATAGCCTAAAATTAGGCCTCTAATGCTTTCACTGCACATGTACTCAGGCCTAGCCTAATTCCCATGTAATTCCCTATGTGAAATCTGTTACTGACTTCATATCATTCAGCCTAGTACCAATCTGACTGCACTCTGTTAGACAGTTAGACTAATACAGTTAATTGTTCTTCCTGAACGATGCACTAACTACAGAAGTGAAACATATTAGTCAATCTGATAGGGCAGTGTGATATGTTAGTATTTAAGCCCTTAGATCATGATTCAGAAACTGACCTATGTCGTCCGAGTCGTTTCGTCCCAGCATCAGCTATCTTCCATTTCTGCAGATTAAACTCCCTCCTTGCTGCTATTTtctccttttgttttttaatctcTTTTCTTAGAGCTTTCACCCTATAGACTTCATTCTGCCGCTTTTTCGCCATTTTGGCGCCTCGCCGCTGCCGTTCCTGAAAACGAAGAACAGAagaattcaaaattcaaattgcCTATCTTAGTCACTGACCACTGTTCCTACTCAGGCCTGATgaggaagaggggaggggagggggatgggatgATGTGTAAAGGACCTAATGTCACAGGGCTCAAACTCAATAAGGGTATGGGGGCAGGGAAATATGAGATACAGAATGGCATATTCCAATTTTCATAAAATACTTAACGTAAATGAAAAGTTCAATATGAATGACCCGGTGACGACAAGTGTCCTCGGGGCGCCACCTGGCTCTCAACATCCCAGCCTCTACGCTACTGACGGGTTATAAAGGTCTCTTCCTACCTTTGTCAAATCCCTACTGACCTATTTACCCTAATACCACACAGAATGCACTATTCCTTGCAAAATCCTGCGACCGGGAATCATCAAAGTGATGCACAAATTATATTCAGTTAAATTTATCCTCGCActtcatataaaaaaattcaaactttgtttacaaatttcCTCGTCACTCTTCTGCTCCTCTCTCTCACTTGATGATTTTGTTCCGCTATTGCATTTATTGTACTCACCGCTGCTTGGATCATGGCCTGTTTCCTCCTCTGCTGTCTTGTCTTTCTTGACTCTGCGGTGGTAGGTGGGTTTGGAGTCGGAACATCTTCTTCCTCCTCaccttcctcctcttcttctgcttctccatcttcctttttcttttctgtccCATCTGTCTGTTCCTCTTCGAATAGACCCGCCGACATTTCACTCAGGTAATTTTCCTACGAATAATTTTCAAGAGAAAGGGgatcatttcattcatttgaataataagTAGCCATAAATATGACAATTGGAATCGTGAAAGAAACAAGTCGTCTACTTCTAGGAAGCATTTATGGTGAAACTAACGAATTATTTTTTCGAAATACATTTTGCATCGGAATGTTAAAACTGATGAAACTATCACGTTGGAAACATTGATGGCAGTGTTTGATGAAGTTCACGTTATCTCTAGCATACAGGATCACTAATCTCTTACCTGTAATTCATTAGCTCGCCACTTTTTCACACCCTTGCTCCAAGAATCCACTATCTTCTTGTCCTTGATGTATTCCCGCTCTTCATCTAACGCCTTCCTTAGGAGTTTCTTATAgttacaaatgaaaacaaaagtattgcatataaatagaaaatataattGTTCTATCttaatcatgttttattttctaaCATAAGTACACAAAAATGAGCTAACCAATACATTCCACTTTTGAAAAAGGAAGCTTTCACTCTCATTGCCTCAAAGTCAGCAGCTAAAAAAACCACAAGCTTTGACAAAATATGCACAATGAATTAATGCATAATAGTGCAAAGCAAACCTGTATCGcactttttttggcaaattgtCCAAATGTTGTTCATTACAATACTGTGGCTTGAGCATCAGATTTGGTAGATATTCTACTAGAGAGAGACAGAAGCAGATGCCATTAGTGATATTGGTTAAGACAATGTTGGTGAGGATGCATCCCACAGCTGTACTAAAGCTTCTGAATCTGTTGCTAATTTTCTATGTGGAGTGATATTGTTCATGTAGGAGGGAATAAGTTACAGATATCTATTTCGTTACTGTTTTTCTACCTTTATTAACGTAATCGTCTATTTATGTTCTCAATTACTCAAACTAGTTGATACAAGCCCTCAGTGAATCCAAATGTACTTGATCTGAAGCATACACACATAAGATGCACCTCATGCTTCTCCCCTTTCCAGAAAGAAACTTCTCGTATTTATTCACAAAATTTCATTAATACATTCAATTATTTATTCGTAAACAATGATCTAACAATAACGTAACGTGACATAGGCTCCTTAGTCTGCGGCAAGACGTGTGTCACTTCTAAACAAGGTGTTTAAAGACCTTCATTCCATACTGGTaggtttattaatattcatttaacATGTACTCTCTATAGATCATTTGACACAGGCAATGCAAATCATCATATCTCTTGCTTTGTTTATGCACTTGGTTTTTGCTGGAGGGAGCACCATCATACTTTTGTCCCCAGTTTTGGAGTGGCCACTGACCACTCTTACCCCATTCAACCCCCCTGAAGTACACCAGCTTTATGGTTTCTATGGCCCGTGCTAAGTTGTTCCCTGTGTAATGAATCTTTTAAACTTTCAGATGTAAAATTTGTGTAGGATCACTACTTTTCAACACATATGGATATCAAACCCATTTTAAAATGATGCAATACATAggctactgtatgtatatgaaaCACCTAGACTAATACAATACACATGCATGTTAGAAGGAATATCATGACATAGGCTACACTCACCTGATGATCATCAAAAGAGGGGTTGTAAGAAGCTCCAGGGTCCACTATCTCCACGGCATCGATCTTGGAAGATTTAATGTGATAGCTTCCTGGCACCTACCAAATGTAAATAGGACATATCCAAATCTGTTACTTGGCAGTCCAACCTTCTGAGATGAggagggcagggggaggggagagggggggtgggaaggaGAGGAGTCAAAGAGTCTAACtacaaatttaattaatataatcTCAGAAAGAAGAGGTTGCAATCTAAGAATAAGCAATTCAGCCATAGTGGGTTTGTGTTTGTGTcagataaaatattttcttctttgcatTCAAAGTGTGTGTCCTCACATGGCAATTATATTTAGTTCCTGCTCTTCTACAAAAGTTGCAAACTACTCTGAATGTACTATGGTTAAGGTAGGGTTTTGTATTTGGCtaaaaatttgacaaaaccTACCAATTATTTCTGtaacagaaaaagaaattgCAATTCATCAAACTACCATCCTGATTGATTTTCCACTAAGTGGAAATTAGTTGAATGATTGATCAATTAATTTGATTAGATTCTCAACATTTTATCGtctagacagttcttcatcagtATCACTCATATGCATAAAGGAAACCTTTATACTTCAAATAAACCTTTAAAAGTTGGGGATTTTAGTATTGCACACCATCAAGAAAGTTGATCAAAATCATCTTAATGCTGTAATGAAGTAAAGTCTGTACTGCTAAATACATGATCAGTCCAATATTTGTTACATCAATCAGCAGGCAGAGTAGGGTTACTTATTTCAGTCAAAGGTCAGAGATAAATGGGTAAAGTGGGTAAAGTGGGGATATCACACAGTTTTACTCACCCTCTTCCTGACTCGCTTTGTATACAATAAGAAATGATGGTCAGCATTCTTTAATTTAGCTGGGATAACTTCTTTTGGACCTTcaggaaaaaaatagaaaaccaaATTACGAACTGTTAGTTGCTGTTTATACAAAGGAGACTCGCTCTTTCTGCAACCAAGTTGCTGGTAAAATGCAACAAACATAGTGCACTGTATCTTTGTTCACAGGATGGTATGATTAAATGTATCAGTTATGCTACAAGGTACTGTACTGGGTGTGTTTATATCCAGAGTACTTGCCAGGTTGTCAAAGAATTAAAGTAAATGAGGCCATCATAGACATAATTCATTCAAGTCAATCATTCCCCAAAAAAGCTCTGCCAAGGCATCGTCTTGTATAACTGCAACCCACAATGGTTACTTTGAAAGCCAAATTGGTGAAAGTTTATGATTGGTTGTGTACCTACATTCTTGTCATTATCTTTATTGATAAACATTTGGATGAAAACTGAGTAATAATCTGTTGAAATAGCAGTGAAACATCCCTCCATTTCGACTAACCTTCTCCCCAGAGGTCATATGATTCTGGCAGCTGTCCATTCATCTTGTCCTCTTCATCGATCACATCTTTCCTCTTCTGTCTAGCAGCCGCTGCCACTTTAAGCTTCCTGATTTCCCTTGCTGGCAGGATTCCGTTCATCCTTTCTATCTGACGAGGGGTGTTCGCACTTCTGTTTAGTTTATCGCCGCGAGGTTTAGCTCTTCAAAAGGAATGAAAAGTGAATAACCTTTAGAGTTtattgggattttttttttaaggcaaATGTCATGCATTAAACAAGACCAAACAAGCAATCAGGAAGCTTGTGTAGCCAGTCTCCatctttgacctttgaactaTGGGATTGCTCCCTGTCCATAATGAACAGAGTCTATTAGTGGCAAACTTGATCAACTTACTTTGGAACAGGAGGGATATGGGGATTcggtttcagattttcataagtACGCAGAGGTCTGTTTCTGAAGGCATACTTGTCTCTCTTCTCTGGTTCTGGAAGGAAAGTTAAGTAAATTAAAATAAGAT
This window contains:
- the LOC139971114 gene encoding ribosome biogenesis protein NOP53-like; amino-acid sequence: MATKSNSKRKRFSKKNKRDWRKHSNIKDIEDFLEEQRVQERTGGLVAEKQDEDLFVVDNKSSSEKKEPEKRDKYAFRNRPLRTYENLKPNPHIPPVPKAKPRGDKLNRSANTPRQIERMNGILPAREIRKLKVAAAARQKRKDVIDEEDKMNGQLPESYDLWGEGPKEVIPAKLKNADHHFLLYTKRVRKRVPGSYHIKSSKIDAVEIVDPGASYNPSFDDHQKLLRKALDEEREYIKDKKIVDSWSKGVKKWRANELQENYLSEMSAGLFEEEQTDGTEKKKEDGEAEEEEEGEEEEDVPTPNPPTTAESRKTRQQRRKQAMIQAAERQRRGAKMAKKRQNEVYRVKALRKEIKKQKEKIAARREFNLQKWKIADAGTKRLGRHRFKTPPVDFKLSTELVGSLRQIKPEGSMLRDRYKHIQKRNLMEARIWKSGPKRSLKDCVKRGHEEFKE